DNA sequence from the Malus sylvestris chromosome 10, drMalSylv7.2, whole genome shotgun sequence genome:
AAGTTTGCACATAAATTATTACATAGACACTAAAATATGCAGCACAATAAGTATCCCACTGACCTGAATTTGAGCTAAAGCCTCAACCTGCTGCCGATATGCCTCAGTTGCAAAATCAGCATCCCATGCTAAGTACAAAATACACGAGTTTAGTCTAAAGTTGCAACACGCATACATGGCAATATAACATATTAATAGTTTGAATTTCTCAAACTACGTCAATGACTAGCATGTCCCAAATAATTGCAGAATTGATTTGCAGATACCAGATACCATATCATGACAATATGTGATACGGTTAAGggacaaattgaaaaacaagAGCCATGTGGGCAAAAGATGATGTCAGGTGGAAGCAATTTTATTGTAAGAGCCAGGGGGAAATCATTATagcttaaagaaaataaaaactcttTCATGTTCCAACTCAGTTTGATGTCTAACGCAAACTTAATTTTGCAAATTGAGGTAAGATGTGGAGTGAAGGTCACACGATTTTATCATGAAGTAACACCACATGACAAGCCCATAGAGTTGGATATATTTAAGGTTACGATATGCCTCAAGGTAACTTAACAAACAATGCAAAGAATACAAAGGTACGTACTTTCATATACAAGAGGTTCCTCATCTTCATCAATCTCAGCTTCCATTTCTTCCTTGTATTTTTCAATGCGGTCCAGTTCCCATTCTGTCTCCTCAAACCTAGCCTGAGATTCCACTGCTTTCTTGTCTATAATTGGGTCCCACAATTCTAGAAAACGAATTGCATACCTATCTATCGGACGTAATTGATCGCCAAATGATGAGATTTCTTGTCCTGCAGCTGCAGCAGCCGCAGCCATCTGTTTGACATCAGCCATCATGTCCACATCATCTTCTCTACAAGCAACAGTATGAGCTCTTCCTTCATTAGGATCAACCCCATTTTCTTTGCTTGAAGACGCCACGACTCCACCCCGATCTGCAGGTTCATCAATCTTCACATCGTCCTCATTTACTAATTCATCATCTTCCAATCTCACAATGGCTTCTTCTGTAAATTCTTGGTTGTCCACAGCTTCTTCCTGCTCAACTTTCTTTAATGCCATGTAATCGGCTTCATCTTCTGCATGCTTTAGAGCAGCTTCAAGATCAGCATTAGACAGAGAAACCTCAGTTGTGTTGTGGTTTTTCTCCTTTTGCATATTCTTCACGGGAAGTGCCCTAAGACCAGAGAAAAGCTCCATAGGGTCAAGCTTTTTGAAGAATTCAGTGTTGTAGCCCCCACTCTGTATAACTAGATCATCAAGTGCACGCTTCTGATTTGCCTTCTTCAGGATATTTTCTTCAATGGTACTCTGACTGATCAACCGATAAATATTTACTTCACGTGTCTGTCCAATACGGTGGCATCGATCTTGAGCTTGTTGGTCCATAGCAGGATTCCAGTCACTATCATAAAAGATTACAGTGTCTGCCCCAACAAGGTTAATACCCACACCCCCACTACGGGTTGacaatatgaaaagaaaaattttTGGATTCGTGTTAAACCGCTGCATTAAAGTCTGCCTCTCCTCGGGCGGAGTGGATCCATCTAAACGCATATATGTGTAACCATACAGATTGATGAAAGCCTCCAAGGTATCAAGCATCTTGGTCATCTGAGTGAATATTAGTGCTCTGTGACCTTCTGACTTTAGTTTTCTAAGTAAAACTGCAAGTTCTTGCAATTTACCACAGTCAAATTGTATAAGTCGCCTGTCAGGAAAATATACTTGCCTTCGAACAATAGCAGGTCTGAATGGTGATAAAAGTGGAGACAAGTATTCAGAGCATTTCTGCTTATAAGCTGGATGCAGAAACACAGAACTTACAGACTTATTGCACCAGCATACAGGTGGTGGCGCTCGCGCAGCAGGGATTGCAAACAAGAAGCTTTCAACCAGGTCAATCGTTTTCTGGAAGCGTTCCACTGGTGAAAGGACTATATCAGCAAGCTTTGAGGAGTGCATGTAGGATATAGGATTAGCCTTGTGACAATGAATATCAAAAACAGGATGTCTTACTGTAACAAGCTCCCTTAGGCTTGTTGAATATATGGGTTTCCTATTGCACCTCAAGGAATTCCACCATGCAACAGCTGCAGCATGTTCCTTTGCTTGTCTTAGTCTCTCCTCCATAATTGCTTTATGAATCTCTTCAAAAATATTGGTACCATGCAACTTCTTGCGATGTTTAAGTCCACCAATATCTTCAAGATTAATCAGTTCAACATGCTCCTTGATTGAATTTGATGGCGTAGCAAGAGCTTTAACTTCATCACTCTCCCAAGAATTCATTGAAAAATCTAAATGAGTAAATAAAAACCCCAAACCCTTAAGGTCTACCGCAGAAAAGGGTCCAGGTAAAAGAATTGAACATACTGAAGAACTCAATTGTGTGTAAATACCCCCCATATCATAGGAACTGACAATTGGACGACCTTCAAATAAGTCAGGATGATTGCATACTTTACGAAGTTGCATTATAATACTTATCATTCCAAAAAAATTGGCACTTGCAAGAGTTGCTTGTGTTTCGGAGCTAGCAATGAAGTCTTCATACAAGTTACGCTGCCTCTTGGAGAGTCTACAGTATATGACATGCTCATGTTTCATAGGGAGCTGCTTCTCCACATCTCGTTTTAAACGACGGAGAATGAATGGACGAAGAACATTATGCAGACGATCAAGAActtctttatttactctttcTTGCCCCTCAACCATCCCTGATATTGGATTAGAGAACCAATCCTTGAATTCCTGATGAGACTGAAATACATGGGGCATCAAGAAATGCATTAGAGACCAAAGTTCCATGAGATCATTTTGCAGAGGAGTACCAGTTAACAAAATGCGCCGTTTGGAATTGAAGTTCAAAAGAGTCTGCCACCTCTGAGACTTCCAATTTTTAATCAGATGGGCTTCATCTAAAATCAAGTACTTCCACTTCTTCCGCTTGAAAACTTTTGAATCTTGAATAACCAGTCTGTATGTTGTTATGCATATATGAAATGAGTTGGGTTTCAACCAGCCTTGCCTTTTCAACTTGCGCTCTTTAGCACTTCCAAAATAAGTTAGGATTTTGAAAGCTGGACACCATTTAAGAAACTCAGTCTCCCAATTAAGCATTACACTAGTTGGGACCACAATAAGATGAGGACCCCATATTCCCTTTTCACATGCTAGGTGTGCAAGCAAAGCAATTGTCATGATTGTCTTCCCAAGCCCCATCTCGTCGGCTAGAATCCCATTCAGTCTTTTCTCATACATCGTTACAAGCCAATCCAAGCCAATATGCTGATACTCACGTAGAgggaacttaagaagaaagggGAACTTTGTGCGGACATTGGTTGTGGAGAAGGTGTTTCCAGTTGGCTGTGCAGATCTAGCAGCAGCAGCCGCATCCTCAAGTCTGTTTTCACTGTCTTTTCCCCCTTCTGAAATCTTAGTTATACTTGCACTGTGTTCTTCAGTAGGAGAATCAAGAGCTGGCTGGTGTTCACCAGAGTCAATATCTTCATCCATATAATCATCTTGCTTTGGTTCAACGTCTTCAAGAGATGAAGAATCCACAAAATCCTCTGATAGAGCAGAGCCATATTCAGATTCACCATCTGCAACTTCATCACTGTTTAAATCCTGAAAACAGGTTGATAATAGAACAAAAATCATATATGATGTGAATCACTCAACCTATGAGCAGAAGGATACAATAAAGCATACCTTTTTATACCTTGCAAGCAGTTCCTGTAAAGGAACTTCACTCTCCTTCTGCAGTAAGGCAATCTGGGCAAAAAACCATTCAAACAATCAACAACTTGGACCAAACCATTTAGTGTTTCTACCAACATGCCTAaagtataagggtagacatgaAAGGTACATAGACTAGCTCCTCACCTCATCCATGCGATCATTGGTATCTGCTTTTTCCAGTTCCTCCTCCTCTGATAAGGTTGTCTCATCATCCTGGGCATCAAACTCAGATCAATAAAACAAAGGCTATTGGCAATAAAATTCAACCACTTTGAAACCTATTTCCAACTACTGAACTAACACAGATTAGCACAATTACGCTATAATAATAATCAACCAGAATATACCTAGAGGTTGCAAAAAACTCAAGTTTATAAAAACAGTATAAAAAGGCCTCTAAGATGGTTGAGTGGGCAAGTAACAAACAATAGCTACTTAAATCGACCAGGACTTTAAATTAGTGAGAACATAAAGTAATTCCCACCTGTTCTTCTCCAGCAGCAAGAATGAAGTCACCATCTTCCTACATAATTTAGAAAGAAGAGTGAGCAATAAccctctaattttttttattttttttgcagaaagaaaaaaaatataaagatccaaaattttaaatgaaaGGAAGGGAACTAAATCTGAATTTGGAGAATCTGAAAGTTGGAACATATAAATTcaagatatatgtatatatagatacatacatacatacatacataacaCACACAAATAGCTTTATATTAACACATATATATCCACAATTTAATCTAACAAGTctgaaataaaataattggTTTTAAAAACTACCATGCTAGGACAAACCAGAGCTAAATGAGTTCACCAGACATAAAGGTCCAATAGATAAACATCATGATGCAAAAGCAATATTGCTGAACATATGCTATCATTGtaaaaggaagaagaacaaaattaaaacctaaaaatagcACTCTCACATGTTCATCATTAAAATCATATCGCATCTGTCCTTTGGCAAGCTGTACAGGCGCTTCTGAATGATTTTTATCTTCATTTATCTCAATCTCTGATAAATGGCCTTTTGAAATGGACAAACCGCCATTACTTTGCACCTGCAAATAGCAAACAGCTATCATGCCAACCATTCATAAACTGCACAATTCAGCATCGCAACCACAAACACATACAACTTACACAACGACGACCAGTGACAACATCTGAGTTGATTTTCTCGGTTATATCGGACACAAAAAGATCGCTTTTTTCACCTGCAGTATAATTGAACACTCACCTCTTCAGACATGATCATAAGTTTCACTTGATAACAAAATACATTAACTGCTACACCTACCAGGTTCCTCCCCCACTGAGGTT
Encoded proteins:
- the LOC126585384 gene encoding protein PHOTOPERIOD-INDEPENDENT EARLY FLOWERING 1 isoform X2, giving the protein MASKGPRSKLDHEPRPKRQKALETASEPRRPKAHWDHVLEEMIWLSKDFESERKWKLAQAKKVALRASKGMLDQATRGERKLKEEEQRLKKIAVNISKDVKKFWLKIEKLVLYKHQMELDEKKKKALDKQLEFLLGQTERYSTMLAENLGDSYKPVQQYPTQGQPSIQFKEMDKNDTNKSTELNAEPDTERADIDVDDDDYDVQSEDRTEDDENTIEEDEALFTEQERKEELAALQNEVDLPLGELLKQYPMEKVSPESSTEKGEDATEMTSGDDGAEMTSVEEEHGMSPGKNGDDAELILLGKKDDMSPGKDEDRKEMTSVEEERVKQDEDGTKMTSVGEEKGMCSEKVEDAAEITSVGEEPGEKSDLFVSDITEKINSDVVTGRRCVQSNGGLSISKGHLSEIEINEDKNHSEAPVQLAKGQMRYDFNDEHEDGDFILAAGEEQDDETTLSEEEELEKADTNDRMDEIALLQKESEVPLQELLARYKKDLNSDEVADGESEYGSALSEDFVDSSSLEDVEPKQDDYMDEDIDSGEHQPALDSPTEEHSASITKISEGGKDSENRLEDAAAAARSAQPTGNTFSTTNVRTKFPFLLKFPLREYQHIGLDWLVTMYEKRLNGILADEMGLGKTIMTIALLAHLACEKGIWGPHLIVVPTSVMLNWETEFLKWCPAFKILTYFGSAKERKLKRQGWLKPNSFHICITTYRLVIQDSKVFKRKKWKYLILDEAHLIKNWKSQRWQTLLNFNSKRRILLTGTPLQNDLMELWSLMHFLMPHVFQSHQEFKDWFSNPISGMVEGQERVNKEVLDRLHNVLRPFILRRLKRDVEKQLPMKHEHVIYCRLSKRQRNLYEDFIASSETQATLASANFFGMISIIMQLRKVCNHPDLFEGRPIVSSYDMGGIYTQLSSSVCSILLPGPFSAVDLKGLGFLFTHLDFSMNSWESDEVKALATPSNSIKEHVELINLEDIGGLKHRKKLHGTNIFEEIHKAIMEERLRQAKEHAAAVAWWNSLRCNRKPIYSTSLRELVTVRHPVFDIHCHKANPISYMHSSKLADIVLSPVERFQKTIDLVESFLFAIPAARAPPPVCWCNKSVSSVFLHPAYKQKCSEYLSPLLSPFRPAIVRRQVYFPDRRLIQFDCGKLQELAVLLRKLKSEGHRALIFTQMTKMLDTLEAFINLYGYTYMRLDGSTPPEERQTLMQRFNTNPKIFLFILSTRSGGVGINLVGADTVIFYDSDWNPAMDQQAQDRCHRIGQTREVNIYRLISQSTIEENILKKANQKRALDDLVIQSGGYNTEFFKKLDPMELFSGLRALPVKNMQKEKNHNTTEVSLSNADLEAALKHAEDEADYMALKKVEQEEAVDNQEFTEEAIVRLEDDELVNEDDVKIDEPADRGGVVASSSKENGVDPNEGRAHTVACREDDVDMMADVKQMAAAAAAAGQEISSFGDQLRPIDRYAIRFLELWDPIIDKKAVESQARFEETEWELDRIEKYKEEMEAEIDEDEEPLVYETWDADFATEAYRQQVEALAQIQLEELEYEAKLKEDEAEENCDSMKNEMPIDPKPKTKKKSKKAKFKSLKKQSLASELKPLKGELQAEPMSIDEDSLSHEMVTYSDTESPRSSVQRKRKKAEVIPVGEEKSSKKSKKLKKSTLEICPTEFDTNLSTMDHDEVTESKPCESMVEFDHKPASRSKMGGKISITSMPVKRILLIKPEKLKKGNIWSRDCIPSPDFWLSQEDAMLCAVVHEYGPHWSLVSDVLYGMTAGGFYRGRYRHPIHCCERFRELIQRYVLSTPDNPNYEKVNNIGSGKALLKVTEDNIRMLLNVAADQPNTEFLIQKHFTALLSAVWKVTSHKDRRKNLPSSQNGLYFGGSIFSPSNQKSQTPMMERTERMKLTNFGHGTKLVAAALNDASNRQGTKLVPAALNDASSRCDNDTVFRPNLGKDSSIESERLDITLEFQGAKDDTIDELPSVLNLSISASDRFPSLNKATEDHHLRKSSNVNLAENRFRTATRTCNEDAMGWASSVFPTNDLRSRSMSKLTTTGKHKLVFSDSVRPSKSKIRKSSVEHGEMRNFVSEQVLPPFPMAAPLNPNPRFDLNTPIDEDAGIYELESDSFSCLDESLLEMETFGVLPHEYVPGLIGGLDDEQLPEYTDIG
- the LOC126585384 gene encoding protein PHOTOPERIOD-INDEPENDENT EARLY FLOWERING 1 isoform X1, which translates into the protein MASKGPRSKLDHEPRPKRQKALETASEPRRPKAHWDHVLEEMIWLSKDFESERKWKLAQAKKVALRASKGMLDQATRGERKLKEEEQRLKKIAVNISKDVKKFWLKIEKLVLYKHQMELDEKKKKALDKQLEFLLGQTERYSTMLAENLGDSYKPVQQYPTQGQPSIQFKEMDKNDTNKSTELNAEPDTERADIDVDDDDYDVQSEDRTEDDENTIEEDEALFTEQERKEELAALQNEVDLPLGELLKQYPMEKDGLSVSPESSTEKGEDATEMTSGDDGAEMTSVEEEHGMSPGKNGDDAELILLGKKDDMSPGKDEDRKEMTSVEEERVKQDEDGTKMTSVGEEKGMCSEKVEDAAEITSVGEEPGEKSDLFVSDITEKINSDVVTGRRCVQSNGGLSISKGHLSEIEINEDKNHSEAPVQLAKGQMRYDFNDEHEDGDFILAAGEEQDDETTLSEEEELEKADTNDRMDEIALLQKESEVPLQELLARYKKDLNSDEVADGESEYGSALSEDFVDSSSLEDVEPKQDDYMDEDIDSGEHQPALDSPTEEHSASITKISEGGKDSENRLEDAAAAARSAQPTGNTFSTTNVRTKFPFLLKFPLREYQHIGLDWLVTMYEKRLNGILADEMGLGKTIMTIALLAHLACEKGIWGPHLIVVPTSVMLNWETEFLKWCPAFKILTYFGSAKERKLKRQGWLKPNSFHICITTYRLVIQDSKVFKRKKWKYLILDEAHLIKNWKSQRWQTLLNFNSKRRILLTGTPLQNDLMELWSLMHFLMPHVFQSHQEFKDWFSNPISGMVEGQERVNKEVLDRLHNVLRPFILRRLKRDVEKQLPMKHEHVIYCRLSKRQRNLYEDFIASSETQATLASANFFGMISIIMQLRKVCNHPDLFEGRPIVSSYDMGGIYTQLSSSVCSILLPGPFSAVDLKGLGFLFTHLDFSMNSWESDEVKALATPSNSIKEHVELINLEDIGGLKHRKKLHGTNIFEEIHKAIMEERLRQAKEHAAAVAWWNSLRCNRKPIYSTSLRELVTVRHPVFDIHCHKANPISYMHSSKLADIVLSPVERFQKTIDLVESFLFAIPAARAPPPVCWCNKSVSSVFLHPAYKQKCSEYLSPLLSPFRPAIVRRQVYFPDRRLIQFDCGKLQELAVLLRKLKSEGHRALIFTQMTKMLDTLEAFINLYGYTYMRLDGSTPPEERQTLMQRFNTNPKIFLFILSTRSGGVGINLVGADTVIFYDSDWNPAMDQQAQDRCHRIGQTREVNIYRLISQSTIEENILKKANQKRALDDLVIQSGGYNTEFFKKLDPMELFSGLRALPVKNMQKEKNHNTTEVSLSNADLEAALKHAEDEADYMALKKVEQEEAVDNQEFTEEAIVRLEDDELVNEDDVKIDEPADRGGVVASSSKENGVDPNEGRAHTVACREDDVDMMADVKQMAAAAAAAGQEISSFGDQLRPIDRYAIRFLELWDPIIDKKAVESQARFEETEWELDRIEKYKEEMEAEIDEDEEPLVYETWDADFATEAYRQQVEALAQIQLEELEYEAKLKEDEAEENCDSMKNEMPIDPKPKTKKKSKKAKFKSLKKQSLASELKPLKGELQAEPMSIDEDSLSHEMVTYSDTESPRSSVQRKRKKAEVIPVGEEKSSKKSKKLKKSTLEICPTEFDTNLSTMDHDEVTESKPCESMVEFDHKPASRSKMGGKISITSMPVKRILLIKPEKLKKGNIWSRDCIPSPDFWLSQEDAMLCAVVHEYGPHWSLVSDVLYGMTAGGFYRGRYRHPIHCCERFRELIQRYVLSTPDNPNYEKVNNIGSGKALLKVTEDNIRMLLNVAADQPNTEFLIQKHFTALLSAVWKVTSHKDRRKNLPSSQNGLYFGGSIFSPSNQKSQTPMMERTERMKLTNFGHGTKLVAAALNDASNRQGTKLVPAALNDASSRCDNDTVFRPNLGKDSSIESERLDITLEFQGAKDDTIDELPSVLNLSISASDRFPSLNKATEDHHLRKSSNVNLAENRFRTATRTCNEDAMGWASSVFPTNDLRSRSMSKLTTTGKHKLVFSDSVRPSKSKIRKSSVEHGEMRNFVSEQVLPPFPMAAPLNPNPRFDLNTPIDEDAGIYELESDSFSCLDESLLEMETFGVLPHEYVPGLIGGLDDEQLPEYTDIG
- the LOC126585384 gene encoding protein PHOTOPERIOD-INDEPENDENT EARLY FLOWERING 1 isoform X3, coding for MRYDFNDEHEDGDFILAAGEEQDDETTLSEEEELEKADTNDRMDEIALLQKESEVPLQELLARYKKDLNSDEVADGESEYGSALSEDFVDSSSLEDVEPKQDDYMDEDIDSGEHQPALDSPTEEHSASITKISEGGKDSENRLEDAAAAARSAQPTGNTFSTTNVRTKFPFLLKFPLREYQHIGLDWLVTMYEKRLNGILADEMGLGKTIMTIALLAHLACEKGIWGPHLIVVPTSVMLNWETEFLKWCPAFKILTYFGSAKERKLKRQGWLKPNSFHICITTYRLVIQDSKVFKRKKWKYLILDEAHLIKNWKSQRWQTLLNFNSKRRILLTGTPLQNDLMELWSLMHFLMPHVFQSHQEFKDWFSNPISGMVEGQERVNKEVLDRLHNVLRPFILRRLKRDVEKQLPMKHEHVIYCRLSKRQRNLYEDFIASSETQATLASANFFGMISIIMQLRKVCNHPDLFEGRPIVSSYDMGGIYTQLSSSVCSILLPGPFSAVDLKGLGFLFTHLDFSMNSWESDEVKALATPSNSIKEHVELINLEDIGGLKHRKKLHGTNIFEEIHKAIMEERLRQAKEHAAAVAWWNSLRCNRKPIYSTSLRELVTVRHPVFDIHCHKANPISYMHSSKLADIVLSPVERFQKTIDLVESFLFAIPAARAPPPVCWCNKSVSSVFLHPAYKQKCSEYLSPLLSPFRPAIVRRQVYFPDRRLIQFDCGKLQELAVLLRKLKSEGHRALIFTQMTKMLDTLEAFINLYGYTYMRLDGSTPPEERQTLMQRFNTNPKIFLFILSTRSGGVGINLVGADTVIFYDSDWNPAMDQQAQDRCHRIGQTREVNIYRLISQSTIEENILKKANQKRALDDLVIQSGGYNTEFFKKLDPMELFSGLRALPVKNMQKEKNHNTTEVSLSNADLEAALKHAEDEADYMALKKVEQEEAVDNQEFTEEAIVRLEDDELVNEDDVKIDEPADRGGVVASSSKENGVDPNEGRAHTVACREDDVDMMADVKQMAAAAAAAGQEISSFGDQLRPIDRYAIRFLELWDPIIDKKAVESQARFEETEWELDRIEKYKEEMEAEIDEDEEPLVYETWDADFATEAYRQQVEALAQIQLEELEYEAKLKEDEAEENCDSMKNEMPIDPKPKTKKKSKKAKFKSLKKQSLASELKPLKGELQAEPMSIDEDSLSHEMVTYSDTESPRSSVQRKRKKAEVIPVGEEKSSKKSKKLKKSTLEICPTEFDTNLSTMDHDEVTESKPCESMVEFDHKPASRSKMGGKISITSMPVKRILLIKPEKLKKGNIWSRDCIPSPDFWLSQEDAMLCAVVHEYGPHWSLVSDVLYGMTAGGFYRGRYRHPIHCCERFRELIQRYVLSTPDNPNYEKVNNIGSGKALLKVTEDNIRMLLNVAADQPNTEFLIQKHFTALLSAVWKVTSHKDRRKNLPSSQNGLYFGGSIFSPSNQKSQTPMMERTERMKLTNFGHGTKLVAAALNDASNRQGTKLVPAALNDASSRCDNDTVFRPNLGKDSSIESERLDITLEFQGAKDDTIDELPSVLNLSISASDRFPSLNKATEDHHLRKSSNVNLAENRFRTATRTCNEDAMGWASSVFPTNDLRSRSMSKLTTTGKHKLVFSDSVRPSKSKIRKSSVEHGEMRNFVSEQVLPPFPMAAPLNPNPRFDLNTPIDEDAGIYELESDSFSCLDESLLEMETFGVLPHEYVPGLIGGLDDEQLPEYTDIG